A stretch of DNA from Sphingomonas ginkgonis:
CTCACCATCGCGCTGTTCCTGCTCGGCGGCTCGACCATGGCGATCGCCTTCCTGCCCTCCTTCGAGCAGATCGGCTGGGCCTCGGCCGCGCTGCTCGCGCTGTTCAGAATGGGTCAGGGCATGGCGCTCGGCGGCTCGTGGGACGGGCTCGCCTCGCTCCTGGCGCTCAACGCACCCAAGGATCGGCGCGGCTGGTACGCGATGATCCCCCAGCTCGGCGCACCGCTCGGCCTCATCGTCGCCGCCGCGCTCTTCTCCTTCTTCCTCGCGACCCTCTCGCCCGAGGACTTCCTCAGCTGGGGCTGGCGCTACCCCTTCTTCGTTGCCTTCGCGATCAACGTCGTCGCGCTGTTCGCCCGCCTCCGCCTGGTCGCCACGCCGGAATTCAAGGAGCTGTTCGAGAGCCGCGAGCTGCAGCCGGCACCGGCGTTCGAGACCCTCTTCGCCGAGTGGCGGACGATCCTGCTCGGCGCCTTCGCCCCGCTGGCTAGCTTCGCCCTCTTCCACCTCGTCACCGTCTTCCCGCTTTCGTGGGTCACCCTCTTCACTGGCGAGCCGCCGCTCCACTTCCTCGTCATCGAGCTGGTCGGCGCGGTCGCCTTCGTGCTGGCGATCATGGCCTCCGGCCTCATCGCCGACCGGGTTGGGCGCCGCGCGGTACTCGGCGTCTCGGCCGCGCTGATCGCCGTCTATAGCGGCTTCGCCCCGCAGTTGCTCAAGGGCGGCACGCTCGGCGAGACCGTCTACATGATCGGCGGCTTCGCGCTGCTCGGCCTTGCCTTCGGCCAGTCGCAGGGCGCGGTGAACGGCAGCTTCCCGGTCTATCGGCGCTACACCGGGGCCGCGATCACGGCCAATTCGGCCTGGGTCATCGGCGCCGGGTTCGCGCCGCTCGTCGCCCTGTTCGTGGCCAGCCGCTTCGGCGTTTGGGCGGTCGGCGTCTACCTTCTCTCGGGCGCTCTGTGCACGCTCGCGGCTCTGGCGCTCAACAAGGAATGGGCCAAGCGCGACGCCGACCGTTGATGAGCGTTTCCTGACAAGATTTCGCGATTCCGCCAAGTTCGGTGAACCTTGCGGTTGTTCAGCCGCTTAGACCCGCGTGAGGGCAGGGCCGGGTGACACCGCGCCAGGTGTGTGAACGTGTAAGGAGCGTCAGGGGTGCGCGGCATCGCCAGTCTGAACAACCGCCGCGCGGACCTGACCCCTCTTCTCCACCGCACGCCCTTCCGCTTCGGTTCGACAACGCAATGGGTCTAGCTACGCCCGGCTGGCATCCTCCTGCCGCGGCCAGCGAGACGGTCGCGGTCATCATCCCCGCCTACAATGCCGAGCAAACGATCGGCGACACGCTGCTCAGCGTCCGCGCCCAAAGCTGGACCGCGCTCGACATCGTCGTGGTCGACGACGGGTCGACCGACGCGACCGTCGCGATCGCCCGCCGCCATGCCGCCGCGGACCACCGGGTCCAAGTCATCGCCCAGCCCAACGCAGGCGTTGCCCACGCCCGCAACCGCGGCATCGCCGCCACGGCGAGTCGCTACATCGCCCCCGTGGACGCGGACGACCTCTGGTCCCGCGACAAGATCGAGCTGCAGATGGCCGCGGTCGCCCGCCACGGCGGCGAGCCGGGCCTCGTCTACACCTGGTTCTGCGTCATCGACGAGGACAACCGGATCACCCGCCGCGAGAGCCGCGGCCGCTCGGAGGGCAATGTGCTCGCCGAGCTCTGCCGGTTCAACTTCGTCGGTACCGGGAGCAACGCGCTGATGCTCCGCAGCGCGGTCGAAGCGGCCGGCTGCTACGACAGCTCGCTCCGCCGCCGCGGCGCCGAGGGGAGCGAGGACTATCGCCTCTACCTCGCCATCGCCGAGCACCACGAGTTCGTCGCCGTCCGTGACTATCTGACCGGCTACCGCGAGCTGCCCGGCAACATGTCGAGCAACGCGGCCCGAATGGTTCGCTCCCGCGACATCTGCGCCAACGACCTGGTTGTCCGCCACCCGGAGCTGCGGCCCGCCGCTGACGAGGGGCACATCCGCTTCATGCGCTTCATGATGGCCCGCAGCCTGCGCGAGGGCGACGCGGGACAGGCAGCCCGTCTGCTCGGCCGCATGTTCCGTGCCGATCCCCGCGTCGCGGCCCTGAGCTTCGCCGAGCTGGTCCGCCAGCGCTGGCACCGCCGCCGGCACAGCGCCGACCTCAAGAAGGAAAGACCGCTGTTCCCGATCGGCAATCCTGATACGGACGGCCCGATGCCAGCGCTTTCGCCACAAGGACCGGTCGTCTGATCAGCAGCGTGCTTCGCCGACCGCTCGAGGTGACCTATCTGCTCGTGCTGCGCGACTTCCGCGGGCGCTACAAGCACACCCGCGTCGGCATGCTGTGGTCGGTCATCAACCCGCTGCTGTTCCTATTCATCTTCTACTTCGTGTTCAGCGAGGTGCTCGCGGTGAAGACCCCGCGCTACGCCTCCTTTGCCTTTGTCGGCATCCTGAGCTGGAGCTGGCTGCAGAACTCGCTGACGTCGGCGGCGAGCAGCATATCGGGCAATCCGGGTCTCGTCAGCCAGCCCGGCTTTCCGGTCGGCACCCTGCCGGTCGTCTCGACCAGCACGGCGCTGCTCAACCTTCTCCTTTCCGCGCCCGTGCTCGCCGCCATCCTCCTGTTCGAAGGCGCTCGCCCGGGGCTGGCGCTCGCCGCTTTGCCGCTGGTGCTGGCGATCAACTTCGTGCTGATCCTCGGCCTTGCCTATCTCGTCGCGGCGGTGAATGTCGCCTTCCGCGACGTCGAGCATATCCTGCCGATCATCCTCCAGCTCGGCTACTACGTCACCCCGATCTTCTACAGCACCGACCGCATCCCGGCGCGTTATCACTGGGTGTTCCAGTTCAATCCCATGGCGCACATGATCGAGGCGTACCGCGACATCCTCCTCGACGACCGCTGGCCCGCGCCCGGCTCGCTGCTCGGCGCCGGGATCGCCGGCGCCCTCCTGCTAGGTGCCGGGATCGCCTATTTTCGCCGGGCCCGCTTCCGCTTCCTGGAAGAAATCTGATGGGCGGCCGGATCTCGGTGGCGAACGCCGGCAAGCGCTTCCGCCGCTACGGCCAAGGACAGTCATCGACGCTGAAGCAGTCGATGATGGGCGGGTTCCGCAGCAACCGCTCCGACGAGCGATTCTGGGCGCTCCGCAACATCGACCTCGAAGTCGCGCCGGGGACCATGCTCGGGGTCGTTGGCCACAACGGCTCGGGCAAGTCGACCCTCCTGCGACTGCTCGGCGGCGTGCTCCATCCCGACGAGGGGCGGGTCGTCACCCACGGCCATGTCACCGGCCTGCTCGACCTCAACGCCGGCATGCACTCCGACCTCAGTGGTCGCGAGAATCTGATGATCGGCGGGGTCGTCGCCGGCCTCTCGCGGCGCGAGGTGCTCGCCCGTTTCGACGAGATCGTCGCCTTCGCCGAGCTCGAGAACTTCATCGACAATCCCTTCCGCACCTACAGCGCCGGGATGAAGCTCCGGCTCGGCTTCGCGGTGGCGGTGCACGGCCGCCCCGATGTGCTGCTGATCGACGAGCTGCTGTCGGTCGGTGACGGCGCCTTCCAGGCCAAGTGCCTTCGCCGCATCGGCGGCTTCCTCGACGAGGGTGCCGCGATCGTCCTTGCCTCGCACGACCTCGGCCAGGTCACCGCCATGTGCCGCGAGGTGCTGTGGCTGCGCCGCGGAGAGATGGTCGAGCATGGCGAGCCCAAGGCCGTCGTCGGCGCCTACCGTGTCGCCATGGCCACCCAGCTGCTCGGCGAGGTCCAGGGTCATGTCGACGACCGGCGGACCCGCGGCGGGACCCTGCTCCGCTCCGGCGAGAACCGCTTCGGCTCGTTCGAGCACGAGATCGTCGACGTCCGCATCCTCGGCGGTGACGGCCGCGATGTCGAGATCATCGATACCGGCGCTTCCTTCGCGGTCGAGGTCAGCTGGCGCTCGCACCAAGCGGACACTCCGCTGCTCGTCGTCGCGCTCGGCGACGGCGAGGGGAACAAGATCCTCGACCTCAACAGCGCGGTCGACGGCTTCCCCGCCCCCGCCGGCCCCGGCCTCCGCCGCGCCCGGCTCACGGTCGAGCGGCTCGACGTCGCCGCCGGCGACTATTTCATCGACGTCGGGCTCTACGAGGCGGGCTGGCAGCACACCTACGACTATCACCGCCGCGTCTACCCGCTCCAGGTCAGCGCGCTGCGGCCCACGCCGGGGATCGTCGACCCGCCACGCCATTGGCAGATCGAGAAGACCTGACATGGCCGCCCCGCCCGCGCCCCTGACCGACCTCCCGCTCGGCCCCGGAGTCCGCCACATCGACCTCGCCGACGGGCCCTTTCCCGACGACGCGCCCGAGCCGATGCTGGTCGGGTGGCGCGACGGGCTCCCGGTTGCGCACCGGCTGCGCGGCCCGGACGGGGTTACCCGCTCCGTCGAAGCGACCCGACCTGCCGCGCCGCTTCCAAGCGCACCGCCGCCCTGCGCCAGCGTCGTCATCTGCACCCGCGACCGCCCGGCCGAGCTCCGCCGCTGCCTTGCCTCGCTCCCCGACCAGACGCTCGTCCCCGCCGAGGTGATCGTCGTCGACAATGCCTCGCGGACCGCCGAGACCCGCGCCGTCGCGGAGGCAGCCGGCGCCGTCTACGTCCGCGAGGACCGCCCCGGGCTCGACTTTGCCCGCAACGCCGGCGCCCTTCGCGCGAGCGGCGAGATCGTCGCCTACACCGACGACGACGTGGTCCTTCACCCGCGCTGGCTGGAGGCGCTGGTCGCCAGCTTCACCAGCCCGGCCGTCGGCGGGGTCACCGGTCTCGTCCTCCCGGCCGAGCTGGCGAGCGAGGCCCAGCTCCACTTCGAGACCTACTGGTCGTTCGGCCGCGGCTACGACCCGATCGATTTCCCGGCCTCGCTGGTCCGTGGTCCCGCGGCCGCCGCCTTCCAGGCGTCGACTGTCGGCGCCGGCGCGAGCATGGCCTTCCGCCGCTCGGTCTTCGCGGAGGCCGGACTGTTCGACGAGCGGCTCGACGTGGGCCAGGCCGGCTGCTCGGGCGACAGCGAATATTGGTACCGGCTGCTCGCCCGCGGGTTCGACTGCCGCTACGAGCCGCGCTCGGTCGCCTTCCACTATCACCGCCGCGGGATGGATGGGCTCGCCAGCCAGCTGCGCGCCTACATGCGCGGCAACGCCGCCTCGCTGCTGATCCAGTACGAGGACACCGGCATGGCGGTGAACCGCCGCCGGGCGCTGGTCTGGCTGCCCCGCTGGTACGCCGGGCGACTGCGGCGGCGGCTGACAGGCCGCCGCGTTCCCGACGACCGCTTCCTGCGGCAGGAGGTCGCCGGTTACCTGTCCGGCCTGCTCTTCTATTGGCGTCATCGCCGGCCGGTCCGCCATGCCGGCTGACCGCCTCGTCAGCGTCGTCGTTCCCGCCTACAATGCCGAGGCGACGCTCGACGAGACGCTACGCAGCGTCCGCAATCAGACCCACCGCGCGCTCGAGATCCTGGTCGTCGACGACGGCTCGGACGACGGCACCGCCCGCATCGTCCGTGACCATGCCGCCGCCGACCCTCGGGTCGTCCTCGTCGAGCAGGAGAACGCCGGAGTCGCCGCGGCGCGCAACAACGGTTGGAGGCGAGCCCGCAGCGACCTCATCGCCTTCGTCGATGCCGACGACGTCTGGGCTCCGATCAAGATCAGCCGGCAGCTGGCCGCGCTCGACCGTGCCGGCCCCCGCGTCGGCCTAGTCTACTGCTGGTACCAGCTGATTGACGCTGACGGTCGGATCATCGAGGCCGATCACAAGCCCGATTATCGCGGCGACGTGCTTCGCGACCTGTTCCAGGGAAACTTTGTCGGCAACGGAAGCGCCGCGCTGGTCCGCCGCCAGGCGCTGATCGATGCCAACGGGTTTGAGCCCGCGATGCGCGCGGCCGACGCCGGCGGGTGCGAGGACATCCTATTCTATTGCCGGGTCGCCGAGCACCACGAGTTCGAAGTCGTCGAGGAGGCGCTGCTCGGCTACCGTGTGCTCCCCAACAACATGTCGAGCAACCTGCTCCGCATGGCTCGCTCCTGGCTGATGATGGTCGACGAGATGCTCGGGCGACATCCCGACTGCCGACGCGAGCTGCGCCGCGGCCTTTATGAATATTCGGCCTGGCTGTTCCGCCAGTCGCTGCGACGGCGCCAGGCCGATCATGCCCGCGGTGTCCTCCAGC
This window harbors:
- a CDS encoding MFS transporter, which encodes MTSAANSTPLEQDARQVNARDRDIRPGEIAIGVIVGRTSEFFDFFVYALASVLVFPKLVFPALDPLTGTLASFAVFALAFLARPFGTLLFMWVDREHGKGVKLTIALFLLGGSTMAIAFLPSFEQIGWASAALLALFRMGQGMALGGSWDGLASLLALNAPKDRRGWYAMIPQLGAPLGLIVAAALFSFFLATLSPEDFLSWGWRYPFFVAFAINVVALFARLRLVATPEFKELFESRELQPAPAFETLFAEWRTILLGAFAPLASFALFHLVTVFPLSWVTLFTGEPPLHFLVIELVGAVAFVLAIMASGLIADRVGRRAVLGVSAALIAVYSGFAPQLLKGGTLGETVYMIGGFALLGLAFGQSQGAVNGSFPVYRRYTGAAITANSAWVIGAGFAPLVALFVASRFGVWAVGVYLLSGALCTLAALALNKEWAKRDADR
- a CDS encoding glycosyltransferase family 2 protein; the protein is MGLATPGWHPPAAASETVAVIIPAYNAEQTIGDTLLSVRAQSWTALDIVVVDDGSTDATVAIARRHAAADHRVQVIAQPNAGVAHARNRGIAATASRYIAPVDADDLWSRDKIELQMAAVARHGGEPGLVYTWFCVIDEDNRITRRESRGRSEGNVLAELCRFNFVGTGSNALMLRSAVEAAGCYDSSLRRRGAEGSEDYRLYLAIAEHHEFVAVRDYLTGYRELPGNMSSNAARMVRSRDICANDLVVRHPELRPAADEGHIRFMRFMMARSLREGDAGQAARLLGRMFRADPRVAALSFAELVRQRWHRRRHSADLKKERPLFPIGNPDTDGPMPALSPQGPVV
- a CDS encoding ABC transporter permease → MLRRPLEVTYLLVLRDFRGRYKHTRVGMLWSVINPLLFLFIFYFVFSEVLAVKTPRYASFAFVGILSWSWLQNSLTSAASSISGNPGLVSQPGFPVGTLPVVSTSTALLNLLLSAPVLAAILLFEGARPGLALAALPLVLAINFVLILGLAYLVAAVNVAFRDVEHILPIILQLGYYVTPIFYSTDRIPARYHWVFQFNPMAHMIEAYRDILLDDRWPAPGSLLGAGIAGALLLGAGIAYFRRARFRFLEEI
- a CDS encoding ABC transporter ATP-binding protein, with product MGGRISVANAGKRFRRYGQGQSSTLKQSMMGGFRSNRSDERFWALRNIDLEVAPGTMLGVVGHNGSGKSTLLRLLGGVLHPDEGRVVTHGHVTGLLDLNAGMHSDLSGRENLMIGGVVAGLSRREVLARFDEIVAFAELENFIDNPFRTYSAGMKLRLGFAVAVHGRPDVLLIDELLSVGDGAFQAKCLRRIGGFLDEGAAIVLASHDLGQVTAMCREVLWLRRGEMVEHGEPKAVVGAYRVAMATQLLGEVQGHVDDRRTRGGTLLRSGENRFGSFEHEIVDVRILGGDGRDVEIIDTGASFAVEVSWRSHQADTPLLVVALGDGEGNKILDLNSAVDGFPAPAGPGLRRARLTVERLDVAAGDYFIDVGLYEAGWQHTYDYHRRVYPLQVSALRPTPGIVDPPRHWQIEKT
- a CDS encoding glycosyltransferase gives rise to the protein MAAPPAPLTDLPLGPGVRHIDLADGPFPDDAPEPMLVGWRDGLPVAHRLRGPDGVTRSVEATRPAAPLPSAPPPCASVVICTRDRPAELRRCLASLPDQTLVPAEVIVVDNASRTAETRAVAEAAGAVYVREDRPGLDFARNAGALRASGEIVAYTDDDVVLHPRWLEALVASFTSPAVGGVTGLVLPAELASEAQLHFETYWSFGRGYDPIDFPASLVRGPAAAAFQASTVGAGASMAFRRSVFAEAGLFDERLDVGQAGCSGDSEYWYRLLARGFDCRYEPRSVAFHYHRRGMDGLASQLRAYMRGNAASLLIQYEDTGMAVNRRRALVWLPRWYAGRLRRRLTGRRVPDDRFLRQEVAGYLSGLLFYWRHRRPVRHAG
- a CDS encoding glycosyltransferase family 2 protein, with the translated sequence MPADRLVSVVVPAYNAEATLDETLRSVRNQTHRALEILVVDDGSDDGTARIVRDHAAADPRVVLVEQENAGVAAARNNGWRRARSDLIAFVDADDVWAPIKISRQLAALDRAGPRVGLVYCWYQLIDADGRIIEADHKPDYRGDVLRDLFQGNFVGNGSAALVRRQALIDANGFEPAMRAADAGGCEDILFYCRVAEHHEFEVVEEALLGYRVLPNNMSSNLLRMARSWLMMVDEMLGRHPDCRRELRRGLYEYSAWLFRQSLRRRQADHARGVLQLLVDRDPMVAAELIARLGPGYAVKLVRKSVQLVLPRRRPPPSEPVFFGSDRIEPAGALEPLTPLRSDRA